In Camelina sativa cultivar DH55 chromosome 13, Cs, whole genome shotgun sequence, the genomic window ATTTGTCTTTCCCTACCTTTTTTCAGAACTTTGTTGGTTTGTCTACTTCGGATGGATACATAGCTTGTGGCTCTGAGACAAATGAGGTATGCTTCTACGTACTTGGGTACACATTGATATTCCTATGAACTTTGTGGTCTAAATCTCCCTTTCTATTATCCCTCAACAAGCATTGCCACCGACTGAAAGTTTGATTCTCAACTTAATTAGTAGCTCCACAGTTACTTCTTCGATGCACAAATTTACAGTTCCATAATTCTGTCTACTTCTACACAACGGTGGAACTAATCTATTGCTACTAAAAACAGTAATATATAACTAGCAGGTCATAAGAGCCCGATGATAGAAAAACCATGGTGAatgaattcttatatttttgtgtagTGATCTCTTTGATTGAGAAAAATggtgttccttttttttttgctcaggTGTATGCCTATCACCGGTCTCTTCCGATGCCCATTACCTCGTACAAGTTTGGTTCTATTGATCCTATATCAGGTAAGGAGATTGAGGAGGACAACAACCTATTTGTTTCAAGTGTTTGTTGGAGAAAAAGATCGAATATGGTTGTTTCAGCTAGCTCAAATGGGTCCATCAAAGTTCTACAGTTAGTCTGAATCCATATATACATACAGAAGAAGCTCAGGTATCAACCCAATATCTTATAACGGTGTTGAGTATGTATGAACAACAAGCTTCAACACCCAGGCCAATAAATATGATCAGGACTTCAATCTAACCGTACAGTGTTGGAATGATTATAAGATAGTTTATCTATATCCTGATTGAGTTTGACCTCAAAAAGGGGTAATGGGAATGAGAGAGAAGAGCTATACTTGCGTTGGTCTATATAGTTCTGGTTTGATCAGCGGTTAGGGGGTTATTATACCGCTGATGGGTATACGTAGTAAGGTAAAAGAACTACTTTTTGGTGGTGttctaaagttttttatttttcattttttttgttggcttctTAATAAGATCCCGCTTTGTGATGTAAATTTGCTCTTATAGTTTCTAAGGTAAAATACCATATcctgatgtatatatatagttaatatgaGCTTTAGTCCTACAGATGAATCTCCacaaaacttttgtttgtttctaaaatatatttgttttggattttgtaattgtttaaattttttggttcCACAAAATTTTTTACTCAAAGAGTTTCAGTTCAACAAGTTTCTCAAATGAGTTGTGAATTCTTCAAATACATCGTTTGTTATTGACAAAAGCAACCTTTAAATACTTTTAGAGTTTTGCAAATAGTATAGGATTGATCAAGCATATAATAAACGATACCAAGGTCTCTTGCTCCATCTTGGTTATGGTCTTCACTCTTCACTCTTCACTCTTCACTCTTCACTCTTCACTCTTCACTCTTCACTCTTCACTCTTCACTTGGTAtcgaaattatttttactttctgAGACAACAAATTTACTCGTTCTGACTCAGTAAGAGAATAAATATAACCAGACTCTGCAAAAAAAGAGGGACATTACAACTCTTAATGGGCCATTAATGGGCCTGAACTTATTATCTTAAACCCCTTTTTTGACAAAACCATCGCCGCCGTAATTCCAGTAACCAAACAACTCTTCCATCGCCGGGTCAGCTTCCATTTCTAAGCTAATTTCGATCTCGTTTCATGTCGATCTATTTCTACTTCTAGTCAAGCTAGTCTATACTTCAGGGTTTTTGGGTAGAAGAGAATCAGTTAAGACATGCGTTTGATTCTCTAAANTATCTTATAACGGTGTTGAGTATGTATGAACAACAAGCTTCAACACCCAGGCCAATAAATATGATCAGGACTTCAATCTAACCGTACAGTGTTGGAATGATTATAAGATAGTTTATCTATATCCTGATTGAGTTTGACCTCAAAAAGGGGTAATGGGAATGAGAGAGAAGAGCTATACTTGCGTTGGTCTATATAGTTCTGGTTTGATCAGCGGTTAGGGGGTTATTATACCGCTGATGGGTATACGTAGTAAGGTAAAAGAACTACTTTTTGGTGGTGttctaaagttttttatttttcattttttttgttggcttctTAATAAGATCCCGCTTTGTGATGTAAATTTGCTCTTATAGTTTCTAAGGTAAAATACCATATcctgatgtatatatatagttaatatgaGCTTTAGTCCTACAGATGAATCTCCacaaaacttttgtttgtttctaaaatatatttgttttggattttgtaattgtttaaattttttggttcCACAAAATTTTTTACTCAAAGAGTTTCAGTTCAACAAGTTTCTCAAATGAGTTGTGAATTCTTCAAATACATCGTTTGTTATTGACAAAAGCAACCTTTAAATACTTTTAGAGTTTTGCAAATAGTATAGGATTGATCAAGCATATAATAAACGATACCAAGGTCTCTTGCTCCATCTTGGTTATGGTCTTCACTCTTCACTCTTCACTCTTCACTCTTCACTCTTCACTCTTCACTCTTCACTCTTCACTCTTCACTTGGTAtcgaaattatttttactttctgAGACAACAAATTTACTCGTTCTGACTCAGTAAGAGAATAAATATAACCAGACTCTGCAAAAAAAGAGGGACATTACAACTCTTAATGGGCCATTAATGGGCCTGAACTTATTATCTTAAACCCCTTTTTTGACAAAACCATCGCCGCCGTAATTCCAGTAACCAAACAACTCTTCCATCGCCGGGTCAGCTTCCATTTCTAAGCTAATTTCGATCTCGTTTCATGTCGATCTATTTCTACTTCTAGTCAAGCTAGTCTATACTTCAGGGTTTTTGGGTAGAAGAGAATCAGTTAAGACATGCGTTTGATTCTCTAAAgttctgattttgtttcttaatgaTCTAAAGGAATGATTTTTATACTAATGAATTtgagggtttttgttttggatgcAGAGAAGTGATTTTGGACATATAAAAATGGCGTTTGCTAGGGCAGTGAGAAGACCAATTGGAGTCTTTTATTATAGTGCTACTGGTAGGTTTAGTAGTTCTGGAAATGAGTATTCTACTGTGGCAAGCAAATTGGAAAATTTGTCACACAACAAGAGCTCTGTTTTATTGTCTGGATACACAGCAAGCCCTGTTCGTGGTTTTGGGAACTTCTTACGGAGTTTTAGTTCGGGAGCTCCTGCTGTATCTGACCAAATGAGTCTTATTAAGCAACTTAGGGAAAGAACTAGTGCTCCTATTAAAGATGTCAAGGCTTCTCTTGTTGAATGCAATTGGGACCTTGGTAAGTTAATTGGGTTTTGTGGCTTTTTATTTTGCTGctggatcttttttttttgtttgtgtgtgtgtttttaagtgggagtttttttggatttgacacAGAGGCTGCTCAGAAGGATTTAAGAAAGAGGGGGAAAGTATTGGCTTCGAAGAAATCGTCACGGACAGCTGCTGAAGGAATGCTTGCGGTTGCTCAAAATGAGGGAAAAGTTGCTGTTATTGAACTTAACTGTGAGACAGACTTTGTTGCTAGAAATGAGATTTTCCAGTACTTGGTTAGTGCCCATAACAGTTTCAAATAGGATGCTTTATTTATTATTGCTGAATGATGAGctttttgttccttttcttaTCAAGATTTGACATGTCTTGCAGGCTTTAGCGATGGCAAAACATGCTTTGCTGGTTGAAACTAGTTCTCAGCAAGTTTCTGGTGTCTTCCCTTTCGGACCTGAGCTTTTTGAGGTAGGTTTTTTGATGTACTCTCTTGTTTCCTTTCATTTCTTTAACATCGTGGTGGGTTGATGTTTGCACTATCTGAGATATTGATATCCAGTTTTGATTTCTAATCACTCTTACGGATGCTATCCAGGAGTTTAAGCTTAATCTGGACCATCCAAAAGTGAGTGGTGAAACAACGGTTTCAAATGCTGTTACTGAAGTAGCTGCGATAATGGGAGAGAACGTGAAatttaggagaggtttcttgtTGTCAAAATCTTCAGCAGGTGTCCTTTCTGCATATCTTCACACAAGTCCTCAACCAGGTACTAGTTGTTCCCTTCCCTTTGTCTCTAATCTCATTTTTATGGTAACCTTATGTGCCTTTCTAACTATTATTTTTATGGGAATAGGGTTGGGTCGTATAGCTGGGATTGTATCTCTCGAAGTAGAAGGNTGGGTTGATGTTTGCACTATCTGAGATATTGATATCCAGTTTTGATTTCTAATCACTCTTACGGATGCTATCCAGGAGTTTAAGCTTAATCTGGACCATCCAAAAGTGAGTGGTGAAACAACGGTTTCAAATGCTGTTACTGAAGTAGCTGCGATAATGGGAGAGAACGTGAAatttaggagaggtttcttgtTGTCAAAATCTTCAGCAGGTGTCCTTTCTGCATATCTTCACACAAGTCCTCAACCAGGTACTAGTTGTTCCCTTCCCTTTGTCTCTAATCTCATTTTTATGGTAACCTTATGTGCCTTTCTAACTATTATTTTTATGGGAATAGGGTTGGGTCGTATAGCTGGGATTGTATCTCTCGAAGTAGAAGGTGAAAATACTCAACTTGAGGCTATTCAGCGTGTAGGCTCAGAACTGGCTATGCATGTTGTAGCAGCAAAGCCTTTATTTTTAAGCAAAGACCTAGTTTCTTCAGAAGCAATAGCAAATGAACGCGAGATTCTGAAGTCTCAGGTCAGCGTCACCTCATTGTTTATGAAACTTAGCTGTAAATTGTAAACAGACACAACCCGAGTGGGGAAAAGTTTGCTTATCAAAATGTGTGGTATATGACAGGCAGAAAGTACAGGCAAGTCTCAGATGGCTATAGAGAAGATTGTGGAAGGGCGTCTCCGTAAATATTTTGAAGAAGTTGCTCTAATGGAGCAAAAGTTTATTGTGAACGATGCTATAAACATAAAGGTATGTAGATTTAGCTTATAACACCAAGTTTTGCCTTATGATTATCTCTGCATTGCTTGTCATCGCTTGTTTAATGGAGCTTTTGAGTCCTATTCCACAGACACTGGTGGATAATTTGTCCAAGGAGGTGGGTTCACCTGTGAAGGTTTCCAATTTTCTGAGAGTTGAGGTTGGAGAAGGAATCGAAAGGTAAATGTAACTGTGACCCGTATATGTCCAGTACGACTAATCATTGTTGTAAGATCAGTAACTTATGAATGTggtgtatattttgttttttgaaggCTTGAAGCATCTGATGAACCTCTTGCTCAAACTGCTTGAAGAAGACATGGATCAAGGACATGTGTTAGATTTACAGACCACTTTCCTTCTTTGGGTGCTTTAGAATTCATGGCTTCAGTGCCATCTTGAGATTACAGAATCTTTCCCataattttgttgttataaAAACCGTCAGTTTTGCCACACAATATGGCAATAAGATCAATCTTGTGATTGTACGTTAGGAAGCTATGACAATTCCCATTGTTTGTGTTCTCCTACTAAGatcattatacaaaaaaataaaaaaataaaccttcACTTCTTGATCTGTCCACTTACCTTATGGACTGTGCTTACACAGTTACACGCTGCTTAAGTGTACAGAGCTAGACTACGATGCTGAgggatttttttataattctttttcttctcatcgTCTTTTAGTTGATTGTTGTCTTGTAAGAGTGATTCATGTAGGTATGACATAATAATAAGAGGAGAAATGTCATCtttcacaagaaaaataaagatccAGCCAGAGTcagagagaggtttaaaaagcATATCAAATTAAGAAGTCCAAAGGCTAATCAAGTTTGGAGACTCGGAAAAGCTTGGTAGCTCAAATTACCCATGTTCCTTGGATGACCTGGAGATCCTCTTACGTTTACCACCCGGTATAGTTTCTTCCATTATTTTTGGGGCTGTGAAAGTGAAATCTTCAAGCGGTGTATCCTTGAAATCCGGATTTGCATCGATGAAGACTGCAAGTTCATTGAGAGTCCTCATCCTCTTCCCTGTCGGAGTGACATAGTACACATCCACTCTCGAGTTGTCCTTCCTCAAAACTACCTTCCTTTCAAACCCTGTTGGTGTCTTTGCCACGCCAGGCTTGTCCCCGACCCATATTCTAGTGGAGTCATATTCAAGCTCTGCATCATCAAGACATGATACACCTTCAATCGTCTGGCacacaaactcttcttcttttactctcaTTCTAATCTCCTCAAAAGCTTCCCGAGTATGAATTTTTCTCCATTTGAAGCACTTTCCACACTGTACAGCAAACATATCAATCAACCCCTTAGGAGTACCAGATCTTGTCTGCACAAGAAATTTTGAATCTCAGTCAAAAGGGCATTTGTGAAACTAATCCAACATAAATGTTGATTACATATTATTTAACTTAATCAATCATCCAAAGacacatcaaaacaaaattttataccTTTTAAGTCTATTGATTCACCGATAAACATTCAATAAGGTCTTAATCCACCTACCCAAGTATATAGTTCACAAGATTTTTATATGCGAAACGGAATTGCTTGATACCACATTAGACGAGGAACATATTTTTAGAACACTGAATTCCACAAGTGGTGATAGAGGAAAAAACACCGAGTAATGTGTATTAGAGTAGTGTGGTTACTTTACCTTGGTAGTGGTTGATTGATTGGGCCTTCCCTGCTCCTCTTCCATTCTCACTTGTTTAGTTTTTTCGATGAAGCATATAGATATGAGATTGAAGGTGGCTTGATGATAGATGATAATAGACAGCCACACACttgctttggtttttttcttcgtttAAGAGTAACAGGTTGTGTCGTTACAGTGTGACAGACCACTCCACGATTAACACGTTTGTTAGCCACAAATGGACTGAAAACATTATAAACGATATAACAAATGGGCTGAAACagtatacacatatataataaatgggCTGAAAACAGTATAATCGATATAATAAATGGACCGTGGCTCATACCAATGATATTTATTAGAGAATTTAGCACTTATACACACTTTTACAAAATCTAATAgaacaaacacaatttttttgtgtaatgACCCAAACACTTTCTAGGTACATGCATAGTTTTTTGGTTCTTACATGAATACATTGGTTTTTAAGGTTTTAGTTTAGCGGTCACTTGCACGGACAAACGATGGATCTCATATTAAGTTTGATAATGTCTCACCTTAAAACTATTTCCAAACAGTTTATTTACTTCTAATTTAGCTTTGTTTGTCTTTATGGGCGACGACTTTAGTGTAACAAGAGCGATTTTTAAAAGGCCGGTAAACAAAATGTCCGCTGAGTactcaaataattaaaaaatcactttattaaagaaaaaaaataaaagaaaattattaaaataaagtttatttgttcaagtttaaagaaaaaaaaaagtttaaagaaaaactGGTTAGCCTTACCAACTATCCATATCAACGGTCACGATCAATGTAGTTTCCATCTTATGGTTGATATTATGAAGCTATACTGACTTACAGTAAATCAGAAAACACACGATAAAACTTTTGAAGTCTGCATCAACTAATTCACTAATAAACAACGACTAAGGTCTACATCAACTTATTCACTAATAAACACTGAATAATGTCTTAATTCACCTACCCAAGTAAGTAGTTCACAAGacacatccaaaaaaaaaaaaacaatatttttaaatctacaTCAACTGATTCACTAATTAATAAACATTGAATAAGGTCTTAATCCACCTACCCAAGTATATTGTTCACAAgattcttatattcaaaacGGAATTGCTTGAAACCACATTAGAcaaagaacatatttttagaACTTTGAAATCCACAAGTGGTGACAGATGAAAAGACCACCAAGAAATGTGTAGTAGAGTAGTGTGGTTACTTTAGTTTCGTAGTGGTTGATTAATTGGGTCTTCCCTGCTCATCGTCAATTCTcacttctttagtttttttttcgatGAAGCATacttctttagttttttctATGAAACATATAGATATGAGATTGGAGTGGCTTGATGATCGATGATAACAGCCAGTCACACACTTGCTTtggtatttttttcatttaacaaTAACAGGTTGTAACGTTACAGTGTGACAGATCATTCTACGATAAACACACTTGTTAGCCGTAAATGGGCTGAAAACagtataaaagataaaataaatggGCTTTGGCTCATGCCAATTATATTTATCGGAGAATTTAACACTTATAGACACATCTAATAGCACATACACAACGTTTTGTGCCCGTACACTTTCTAACTAAATACCAAGCACCCTCCTATTTAATTCCATCTTACTTTGTATTCTAGATATATAATACTAAAAGAACTTTGACATTTCTTCTCCCTCACTTCTCTCATTGTGTCCAAAATTGTTATGTCTCATCAaacacaaatttatataattacatacatagtttttttggtttaaacatgaatacattgttttttggttgtaaCGGTCACTTGGACAAGTAGACAAATGATGGATCAcatatttattttgatgatgTCTCACCTGAAAACTATTTTCAAACAGATTCTTTACTTCTAATTTAGTTTTGTTGGTGTGTGTGGGTGAGACTTTACTGTAACAAGAGCAACGTTTAAAAGGCCGGGTAAACAAAATGTCCGGCCGAatactaaaatatgaaaaacaatcACTTTATTTAAGTTTCACAAATGTATGGCTTAACTAAAGACATTGAGCATATAAATCTATGTTCTCACTATTTGGTGGATATGCTTAGATGTTTGTCAAAAtgtttggaaacaaaaataaaacaaaattatgtttaggtaaacaataataaaataaggtgTGTTAGTTctacaaaaattatgttttgctAAGTTTTTGTTAGTTTATGTCAAACTTGAGTCTTAATAAAAGTCAAGCTTAACCTCTCAAAGGCTCAAGCTTCTAAGCTGTTTCTGTCATCAAGACcaaatcacagaaacagagcaaataagAGGAGcacacacaagcatttgttCACCCGGTACACAGTATTAACAAAGCGATACATCCGGTTAGGATCTTTCGATCCCGTACGGTAACTTTGTTCTTGTTTACGTACTGATCTGTTAGCTAGTTCTTTCAGTACTTCACCTAATTAAGACTTGTGTTCTGTTGCCAAAGGCCAGTGTTGCTCCCTTAATATTGATTGCGGTCGgacaaacaaacccaacttctTTGTCAGCAGACACAAGTAGACAAAATATCCTTTCCATGCCAGCTGCAACTTCTTTGTCGTCCAAGAAGCATCCAAGTTCTTATCTTCACAAGGTTTTCTTATTCacacattttaatttatttacaatgaTTCACTTACTTGACTTGGGctacgaagacgaagacgaagacccTGACGACTTGGTCAACGTCTCCTTTCCCTATTTATTCTTTACCAATTTAcaaaaactctcaaactctcagattattttgtttctttcttcttgaaccCTTAAAAAATGGCTTCGCCCAACGAGAAAGATGATATTCCCATGCTTCCAATTTCAGACTCATCATCTCGTACCAGAGCTCGTAGCGTTTCCCTCTTAACCCCTACTTCCTCCTTTGACAACTCAACTGTGGTTTTAGGCTACACGGGTCCTCTTCGAACTCATCAGAGACATCTTCCTTTAGTTCAGGTAAGTGGTCCTTGTATACCTCTTCTCGCAACCCTGAACCTCTCTTTTTTCCTCATCCTTCTAATTCTTCTCCTGGTGTCTCTTCTCAGGTTGAGAGATATCCTTCTGACGTTCTCGAACAGAAAAACTCCTCAGACAATGAAAAAGTTTTGAAACACGCAAAATTAGGAATGTGCAATGACCCTTACTGTATCATTTGCCCTTCTAATTACAACCATAAGGCAGCTCAAGTTCCACAAGCCAGAGTTTCTCCCGATGTTGATTCCACGgtgaagtttttgattttttgtttacttcacattaacaaaataaaatagctTCAGGCTCAAGTAATGTTTACTAATACagagtcttttttgttttcttgctaGGTCCATAACACTCCTCACTCTCTGTGTGATGGTGCTAAAGCTTGGGCTAGGCGATTTGCTTCCTCTGTTAATGGAAACTTATCTGTAATCGTGAATCCTCATAacgaaaatgttaaaatatggAGCAAATGTTTTGCCCTTTCATGCTTGTTAGCCATTTTTATagatcctctcttcttcttcctcgtaaaAGTCCACGAGGTATGTTTTTGCCTTGAgagatatctctctctcttatatttTGCTTCTCCTATGTTGTTATCTTTCCTTTTTGACCATATCTACGTACCTTTTCTTACTGTAGGAACACAAATGCATTATGATTGACTGGCCGATGGCAGTCGTATTTGTAGTTGTTAGAAGTCTTagcagattttatgttttttataaacattctaCTTCAGGTATATTTGGTTTGCTTACATTTCTCCATCTGTTGGCTTTAATGCTCTCACTTCTTCCATTTCCATCTCTATAaaatactccatccgtttcataatatacgatgttttagaggtttttctttatttcataatataagatgttttcaactttttttaataacttttatatttttttcctatttttttattatttattttatgcagtcttgtttatgattggttgaacttttttaaagtggttatttcttaatctgcgtgctttcactccaaacatcttatattttgaaacggagggagtataaacTAGTAAACACTAATagaataataattctttttcaTGTCAAGTGTAAAAATTAgcaaaatatgataaaataataagataatatttttaaaaaatttatatataagtatatggtcccattaatattgtaaattaataatcatataaattatatatattatgtataattttcaaaaattgaattttctcttggagatcatctataaaacaattgttatgttgtattttcaaactatcatgttataaaatatgacaattgatagttttataggctattaaaatatgataatctaagattattattcataaatttgaagttttgtatgtcatgtgtataaataaatttatctatagtatttttttaatttaatatttgtctatattaaaatttcaattcctaaatcatctaaaagtataatcttatttttgtaaaattggctaaattcataattttcaaaaatttgaacaattaaaaaatatatctataagataatacatataaattactatcattataaattattaaaatgtcatagtcccaacattattaattaacAGAGGTTTTACTATATTGCAGTTTCGAATGGCCTATGTAGCTCCTGAGTCTCGTGTGGTTGGTTTTGGCAAGTTAGTTACTGATCCGAAAAAAATTGCCCTTCATTATGTCCGAGGGAAGTTTTTCCTTGATTTGTTCATACTGATGCCAGTTCCACAGGTATCATAATGAATGTTACCTGTGGTTATCGTTGAACTAATGGTTATTATTTGAAGATTGTTCATTTAACACCTccctttttcttcctttgtttacagataatgatattatatataataccaaAATACTTGGTGAGCTCAATCAACGGTAATTATGTGATCAAACTCCTTCTACGAGCTGCAGCTCTTTTGCAATACATTCCAAAGTTATGTAGACTTCTACCATTCCTTGCTGGACAATCACCAACCGGATTCATATTTGAGTCAACTTGGGCTACTTTTGTCATTAATATTCTCACCTTCATGCTTGCTGGACATTTTGTTGGCTCTTGCTGGTATCTTTTTGGTCtgcaggtatatatataagtcagaTTGTTTTTTAAGATTCTCTTTGAATATTCTATCTATCAAGTGAAACAAagattgataccaaaaaaaagtgaaataaagatttgttcttgttgttttgcTCTTTTCAGAGCATTAAGAGATGCATGCAGGGTGTAGTTAAGAATATTACTTGGGTTCATGACCCTAAATTTTTTATCGATTGTGCTCATAGAAGTAATGCATTGATTGTGCCCTGGAGAGAAAGTCCTGGTTTTGATGCTTGTTTCCAAGAAGATGGTTTTCCTTATGGAATCTATTCAAAAGTAGCCAATCTTACCTATCATTCTAGTATCTTCACAAGATACACTTACTCTCTCTTCTGGGGTTTTCAGGTAATTAGAATTGTTAATTTTGGagtagcaaaacaaaaacaagaaatatcaGTTAGTAGTATTTTTCATTGATTGACGTATTTGGAACTCTTCATTAATgtcattttttaattactaatcaTTCTCAAAGCAAATCAGCACTCTTGCTGGTAACCAAGTCCCAACCTACTATCTACCGGAGGTCCTCTTTACTATGGGTATCATCGGATTAGGACTATTGCTTTTCGCACTTCTTATTGGTAACATGCAAAATTTTCTCCAAGCTCTTGGTAAAAGGTAGACAATTAAATATTGCTTATTTATACATAAGTTGATATTTCAAGATATAATTGCATGGTTGGTCTTCTAAGTATATACTCtggtgattttgatttgtgCATCTAAGGAATTTGGAAATGACACTAAGACAGCGTGATGTGGAGCAATGGATGAGCCATAGACGGTTGCCAGGTAATATAAGAAAGTACGTGGACTATATCCCTTTTATATTGATCAATCTTTGTAGTGTCACTAGCTATAACTAAGTGAATAGAGTTTGTTCAACATTTTCAGGAGGGTGCGAGAAGCTGAGCAGTTCAACTGGGCTGCTACTAGAGGCGTTAACGAAGAATTGCTCTTTGAGAATATGCCTGATGACCTTCAAACAGATATAAGACGACACCTCTTCCAATTTCTCGAGAAGGTAAACATCAGACCCCAATTCTGTACGTAGTGTTTCAAAGAGCTAGCTACTTCTACAATTTAActgtatatatagagaatgCTGGTAAAACCAAAGTAATATATAGTTATGATATCACAGACTAACCAAGCTAAAAGGGGCCGAGGtagatttattaaaatgttaatGGGGTTTGCAGgtgaaaatattttcttcaCTGGATGAATCAATCATAGATGCTATCCATGAGAGGCTGAAATTGAGGACATACATAAAGAATAGCATAGTGTTACGCAAAAAAGGTCCAGTTA contains:
- the LOC104737106 gene encoding elongation factor Ts, mitochondrial — encoded protein: MAFARAVRRPIGVFYYSATGRFSSSGNEYSTVASKLENLSHNKSSVLLSGYTASPVRGFGNFLRSFSSGAPAVSDQMSLIKQLRERTSAPIKDVKASLVECNWDLEAAQKDLRKRGKVLASKKSSRTAAEGMLAVAQNEGKVAVIELNCETDFVARNEIFQYLALAMAKHALLVETSSQQVSGVFPFGPELFEEFKLNLDHPKVSGETTVSNAVTEVAAIMGENVKFRRGFLLSKSSAGVLSAYLHTSPQPGLGRIAGIVSLEVEGENTQLEAIQRVGSELAMHVVAAKPLFLSKDLVSSEAIANEREILKSQAESTGKSQMAIEKIVEGRLRKYFEEVALMEQKFIVNDAINIKTLVDNLSKEVGSPVKVSNFLRVEVGEGIERLEASDEPLAQTA
- the LOC104737107 gene encoding methyl-CpG-binding domain-containing protein 1-like; translation: MEEEQGRPNQSTTTKTRSGTPKGLIDMFAVQCGKCFKWRKIHTREAFEEIRMRVKEEEFVCQTIEGVSCLDDAELEYDSTRIWVGDKPGVAKTPTGFERKVVLRKDNSRVDVYYVTPTGKRMRTLNELAVFIDANPDFKDTPLEDFTFTAPKIMEETIPGGKRKRISRSSKEHG